A stretch of Lathyrus oleraceus cultivar Zhongwan6 chromosome 6, CAAS_Psat_ZW6_1.0, whole genome shotgun sequence DNA encodes these proteins:
- the LOC127093691 gene encoding 40S ribosomal protein S11, translating to MVEQTEKAYLKQPKVFLCSKKSGKGKRPGKGGNRFWKFVGLGFKTPKEAIEGTFIDKKCPFTGNVSIRGRIIAGTCHSAKMNRTIIVRRNYLHFIKKYQRYEKRHSNIPAHVSPAFRVKEGDRVIIGQCRPLSKAVRFNVLKVIPAGSSSGAKKAFSGI from the exons ATGGTTGAACAA ACTGAGAAGGCTTATCTCAAACAACCCAAAGTGTTTTTATG CTCGAAGAAATCTGGTAAGGGGAAGAGGCCCGGTAAAGGTGGAAATCGCTTCTGGAAATTTGTTGGTCTTGGATTCAAGACCCCCAAAGAAGCCATCGAAG GAACCTTTATTGACAAGAAGTGTCCATTCACTGGCAATGTTTCCATCCGTGGTCGTATCATAGCCGGAACCTGTCACAGTGCCAAAATGAATCGGACTATTATTGTCAGGAGGAATTATCTTCACTTCATTAAGAAATATCAGAG GTATGAGAAGAGGCATTCCAACATTCCAGCTCATGTGTCACCTGCCTTCCGTGTTAAGGAAGGTGATCGTGTCATTATTGGTCAATGCAG GCCACTCTCCAAGGCAGTGAGGTTCAATGTATTGAAAGTCATCCCAGCTGGATCATCCAGTGGTGCAAAGAAGGCATTTTCTGGCATATGA
- the LOC127093693 gene encoding heat shock 70 kDa protein 3, giving the protein SMVLMKIREIAEAYLGSAIKNVVVTVPAYFVDSQRQATKDVGVIAGLNVMRIINESTAAAITYGLDKKSTSVGEKNVLIFDLGGGTFDVSLLTIEEGIFEVKATAGDTHLGGEDFDNKMVNHFVQEFKRKNKKDISGNPRALRRLRTACERAKRTLSSTAQTTIEIDSLFEGIDFYSPINSHYYYSF; this is encoded by the coding sequence TCAATGGTTCTGATGAAGATTCGTGAGATTGCTGAAGCTTACCTTGGCTCTGCAATTAAGAATGTCGTTGTTACTGTCCCTGCTTACTTTGTTGATTCTCAGCGTCAAGCTACCAAGGATGTTGGTGTTATTGCTGGTCTTAATGTCATGCGAATCATCAATGAGTCCACTGCTGCTGCCATCACATATGGGCTAGACAAGAAATCAACAAGTGTTGGTGAAAAGAATGTCTTGATTTTTGACCTTGGTGGTGGTACTTTTGATGTCTCTTTGCTTACTATTGAAGAGGGTATCTTTGAGGTGAAAGCCACTGCCGGAGACACCCATCTTGGAGGTGAGGATTTTGATAATAAAATGGTGAACCATTTTGTTCAAGAGTTCAAGAGAAAGAACAAGAAGGACATCAGCGGTAACCCTAGGGCACTCAGGCGATTGAGGACTGCATGTGAGAGGGCGAAAAGAACTCTTTCATCTACTGCCCAGACTACCATTGAAATTGACTCTCTATTTGAGGGAATTGATTTCTACTCCCCTATCAACTCTCATTATtattattcattttaa